The following proteins are co-located in the Osmia lignaria lignaria isolate PbOS001 chromosome 12, iyOsmLign1, whole genome shotgun sequence genome:
- the Vajk4 gene encoding vajk4, producing the protein MNIKLAVVLVALATQASFAEEASKSTEEDTSKDSTAESTEKKTEKRGLHGSYGDLGGGGDIGGGGGGGGGGGGSYDHQEHVKTVTVVKKVPVPYEVTKHVPYLVEKHVPYEVKVGVPQPYTVEKHVPYPVKVFVKVPVHVPQPYTVEKHVPYEVKVPVDKPYEVKVLVPQPYTVEKHIPVPVKVAIPQPYTVEKHVPFPVKIKVPLPQPYPVKKPVPYEVKIPVDKPYPVNVPKPYPVTVEKPYPVPVDKPVPYEVKVPVDKPYPIPVEKPYPVPVKVPVPQPYPVHKPVPVTVHKPVPYPVKVPVDKPYLVEQQVPVPVEKEVPVPVKVPVPVPIHEEYGSSGGGYEGSSGGGYEGSSGGGYEGSSGYGGGGYIHHR; encoded by the exons ATGAATATCAAG CTCGCCGTCGTCCTGGTGGCACTGGCCACGCAAGCTAGCTTCGCGGAGGAGGCGAGCAAATCGACAGAAGAGGACACGTCGAAAGACTCGACAGCCGAGTCAACCGAGAAGAAAACCGAGAAACGAGGACTTCATGGAAGCTATGGTGACTTGGGTGGCGGAGGCGACatcggtggtggtggtggtggtggcggcggcggcggcggtagCTACGACCATCAGGAACACGTAAAAACGGTCACAGTGGTGAAAAAGGTACCAGTCCCTTACGAAGTAACGAAACACGTACCGTACTTGGTAGAGAAACACGTACCGTACGAGGTTAAGGTTGGCGTACCTCAACCGTACACCGTGGAAAAGCACGTACCGTATCCTGTGAAGGTGTTCGTCAAGGTGCCGGTACACGTGCCTCAACCCTACACAGTGGAAAAGCACGTGCCTTATGAAGTCAAGGTACCGGTAGATAAACCATACGAAGTAAAGGTACTGGTGCCACAGCCGTACACCGTCGAGAAACATATACCAGTGCCGGTAAAGGTAGCGATACCTCAACCGTACACCGTCGAGAAACACGTGCCGTTCCCAGTGAAGATAAAAGTTCCTTTGCCACAACCATATCCGGTGAAGAAACCGGTACCGTACGAAGTTAAGATACCGGTCGACAAACCATACCCGGTCAATGTGCCGAAACCGTACCCAGTTACCGTCGAAAAACCGTACCCAGTACCGGTAGATAAGCCGGTACCTTACGAGGTCAAGGTACCTGTAGACAAACCATATCCCATACCTGTCGAAAAACCCTATCCAGTACCGGTGAAGGTACCGGTACCGCAACCGTACCCGGTCCACAAGCCAGTACCAGTTACCGTCCACAAGCCTGTACCTTACCCAGTCAAGGTACCTGTTGATAAACCGTACCTGGTTGAGCAGCAAGTACCCGTACCCGTGGAAAAGGAAGTACCGGTACCGGTAAAGGTACCAGTGCCCGTGCCGATACATGAAGAATACGGTAGCAGCGGAGGTGGTTACGAAGGAAGCTCTGGAGGTGGTTATGAAGGAAGCTCAGGTGGTGGTTATGAAGGAAGCTCTGGATATGGAGGCGGTGGATACATCCATCATCGTTGA
- the Prosalpha5 gene encoding proteasome alpha5 subunit isoform X1 → MFLTRSEYDHGVNTFSPEGRLFQVEYAIEAIKLGSTAIGIATSEGVVLVVEKRITSGLMEPTTLEKIVEIDKHIGCAASGLIADSRTIIDRARVECQNHWFVYNEKMSVESTAQAVSNLAIQFGDSDDDGSAMSRPFGVAVLFAGIDEKGPQLYHMDPSGTFVQFNAKAIGSGSEGAQQNLQEVYHKSMTLKEAIKSALVILKQVMEEKLSDNNIEVMTMTPEKLFHMFTKAELQELIDVLPSSKEDSLRSRSNTSGPYPLLPSISSNDG, encoded by the exons ATGTTTCTAACACGTTCTGAATACGATCATGGTGTTAATACTTTTTCACCTGAAGGAAGGTTATTCCAAGTTGAATATGCTATAGAAGCTATAAAACTTGGTTCCACTGCCATTGGAATTGCAACATCAGAAGGTGTAGTGTTAGTTGTTGAGAAGCGTATCACATCTGGTTTAATGGAACCTACAACCTTagaaaaaattgtagaaattgaTAAGCACATTGGATGTGCAGCATCAGGTCTGATAGCTGATTCTAGAACAATAATTGATCGTGCTAGAGTAGAATGTCAAAATCATTGGTTTGTCTACAATGAAAAAATGTCTGTGGAATCAACGGCTCAAGCTgtttccaatttagctatacaaTTTGGAGATAGTGATGATGATGGTAGTGCTATGTCACGACCATTTGGTGTAGCAGTGTTATTTGCTGGTATTGATGAAAAAGGGCCTCAACTGTATCATATGGATCCTTCAGGCACTTTTGTTCAGTTTAATGCAAAAGCCATTGGTTCTGGGAGTGAAGGTGCACAACAAAACCTTCAAGAGGTATATCACAAG tcAATGACGCTTAAAGAAGCAATAAAATCTGCTTTGGTTATATTGAAGCAAGTCATGGAAGAAAAATTGAGTGATAATAACATAGAAGTAATGACAATGACACCTGAGAAACTGTTTCATATGTTTACAAAAGCTGAATTACAAGAG TTGATTGATGTTCTGCCATCGTCAAAAGAAGATTCCTTAAGATCAAGATCCAATACCTCTGGTCCATATCCATTACTCCCATCTATTTCATCCAATGATGGGTGA
- the Prosalpha5 gene encoding proteasome alpha5 subunit isoform X2 — MFLTRSEYDHGVNTFSPEGRLFQVEYAIEAIKLGSTAIGIATSEGVVLVVEKRITSGLMEPTTLEKIVEIDKHIGCAASGLIADSRTIIDRARVECQNHWFVYNEKMSVESTAQAVSNLAIQFGDSDDDGSAMSRPFGVAVLFAGIDEKGPQLYHMDPSGTFVQFNAKAIGSGSEGAQQNLQEVYHKSMTLKEAIKSALVILKQVMEEKLSDNNIEVMTMTPEKLFHMFTKAELQEVIKDIA, encoded by the exons ATGTTTCTAACACGTTCTGAATACGATCATGGTGTTAATACTTTTTCACCTGAAGGAAGGTTATTCCAAGTTGAATATGCTATAGAAGCTATAAAACTTGGTTCCACTGCCATTGGAATTGCAACATCAGAAGGTGTAGTGTTAGTTGTTGAGAAGCGTATCACATCTGGTTTAATGGAACCTACAACCTTagaaaaaattgtagaaattgaTAAGCACATTGGATGTGCAGCATCAGGTCTGATAGCTGATTCTAGAACAATAATTGATCGTGCTAGAGTAGAATGTCAAAATCATTGGTTTGTCTACAATGAAAAAATGTCTGTGGAATCAACGGCTCAAGCTgtttccaatttagctatacaaTTTGGAGATAGTGATGATGATGGTAGTGCTATGTCACGACCATTTGGTGTAGCAGTGTTATTTGCTGGTATTGATGAAAAAGGGCCTCAACTGTATCATATGGATCCTTCAGGCACTTTTGTTCAGTTTAATGCAAAAGCCATTGGTTCTGGGAGTGAAGGTGCACAACAAAACCTTCAAGAGGTATATCACAAG tcAATGACGCTTAAAGAAGCAATAAAATCTGCTTTGGTTATATTGAAGCAAGTCATGGAAGAAAAATTGAGTGATAATAACATAGAAGTAATGACAATGACACCTGAGAAACTGTTTCATATGTTTACAAAAGCTGAATTACAAGAGGTGATTAAAGATATTGCTTAA
- the LOC117603012 gene encoding cyclin-dependent kinase-like 4 isoform X6, with the protein MLMISFRHDFLISDFAPLFQNLKHPNLVNLLEVFRRKRKLHLVFEYCEYTLLNEMERYPNGCPEITIKQLTWQILQGIAYCHRLGCVHRDVKPENILITGDGVVKLCDFGFARMLSPGENYTEYVATRWYRAPELLVGDTQYGTPVDVWAIGCVFAELIRGEALWPGKSDVDQLYLIRRTIGDLLPRHIAVFQQNEFFTGITLPTPQTLTPLEDALPNRGNIVLQLDFLKKCFDKDPDKRWSCEQLLQHPYFENFHYKMPEAEMEEFEKLKKYRDRSRNSNYSQMVLPQLPKAGASVNSQNENRPRSSSMHHQQDFDHLPTIKGCN; encoded by the exons ATGTTAATGATTTCCTTTCGTCACGACTTCTTGATCTCAGATTTTGCACCACTTTTTCAG AATCTTAAGCATCCGAATCTGGTCAATCTTCTAGAGGTATTCAGACGGAAACGGAAATTGCATCTAGTCTTCGAATATTGCGAATACACGCTGTTGAACGAGATGGAGAGATATCCGAACGGATGCCCGGAAATTACCATAAAACAACTCACGTGGCAAATTCTTCAGGGTATCGCGTATTGTCATCGATTGGGTTGCGTTCACAGAGACGTGAAACCTGAAAATATTCTGATCACAGGCGATGGTGTAGTAAAATTGTGCGATTTTGGTTTCGCACGGATGCTTAGCCCCGGTGAAAACTACACAGAATATGTCGCAACGAGGTGGTATAGAGCTCCTGAACTTCTg GTCGGAGATACTCAATATGGTACACCAGTCGACGTATGGGCAATTGGTTGCGTTTTTGCAGAGTTAATACGAGGAGAAGCTCTGTGGCCAGGAAAGTCAGATGTGGATCAATTGTATTTAATTAGAAGGACTATTGGAGACTTGTTACCAAGGCACATAGCCGTTTTCCAACAGAACGAATTTTTTACTGGTATCACATTACCAACACCTCAAACTCTCACTCCTCTTGAAGACGCTCTGCCTAATAGAGGGAATATCGTTCTACAA CTTGACTTTCTCAAAAAATGTTTTGACAAAGATCCAGATAAAAGATGGTCTTGTGAACAACTTTTGCAACACCCATATTTTGAGAATTTTCACTATAAAATGCCTGAAGCAGAAATGGAAGAATTTGAAAAACTTAAAAAATACCGAGATCGATCACGg AATAGTAATTACAGTCAAATGGTATTACCACAACTTCCTAAAGCTGGTGCTTCAGTAAATAGTCAAAATGAAAATCGGCCGAGAAGCTCCTCCATGCATCATCAGCAGGACTTTGATCACCTGCCTACTATTAAAGGTTGCAATTAA
- the LOC117603012 gene encoding cyclin-dependent kinase-like 4 isoform X1 codes for MDKWLQDRKLWLFGSTLPLLPRRSRAPSKAMERYERLARLGEGSYGVVFQCRDRQTGRLVAVKKFQQTEDDPLIRKIALREIRLLKNLKHPNLVNLLEVFRRKRKLHLVFEYCEYTLLNEMERYPNGCPEITIKQLTWQILQGIAYCHRLGCVHRDVKPENILITGDGVVKLCDFGFARMLSPGENYTEYVATRWYRAPELLVGDTQYGTPVDVWAIGCVFAELIRGEALWPGKSDVDQLYLIRRTIGDLLPRHIAVFQQNEFFTGITLPTPQTLTPLEDALPNRGNIVLQLDFLKKCFDKDPDKRWSCEQLLQHPYFENFHYKMPEAEMEEFEKLKKYRDRSRNSNYSQMVLPQLPKAGASVNSQNENRPRSSSMHHQQDFDHLPTIKGCN; via the exons ATGGACAAATGGCTCCAAGATAGGAAGCTTTGGCTTTTCGGTAGCACACTTCCCTTGCTACCAAGGAG gTCACGCGCGCCGAGCAAGGCGATGGAACGGTACGAGCGATTAGCGCGACTTGGAGAGGGTAGTTACGGTGTTGTCTTCCAGTGCAGAGATCGGCAAACTGGAAGATTAGTAGCTGTGAAAAAATTCCAACAAACCGAAGATGACCCCCTCATACGAAAAATTGCGCTACGTGAAATACGGTTGCTTAAG AATCTTAAGCATCCGAATCTGGTCAATCTTCTAGAGGTATTCAGACGGAAACGGAAATTGCATCTAGTCTTCGAATATTGCGAATACACGCTGTTGAACGAGATGGAGAGATATCCGAACGGATGCCCGGAAATTACCATAAAACAACTCACGTGGCAAATTCTTCAGGGTATCGCGTATTGTCATCGATTGGGTTGCGTTCACAGAGACGTGAAACCTGAAAATATTCTGATCACAGGCGATGGTGTAGTAAAATTGTGCGATTTTGGTTTCGCACGGATGCTTAGCCCCGGTGAAAACTACACAGAATATGTCGCAACGAGGTGGTATAGAGCTCCTGAACTTCTg GTCGGAGATACTCAATATGGTACACCAGTCGACGTATGGGCAATTGGTTGCGTTTTTGCAGAGTTAATACGAGGAGAAGCTCTGTGGCCAGGAAAGTCAGATGTGGATCAATTGTATTTAATTAGAAGGACTATTGGAGACTTGTTACCAAGGCACATAGCCGTTTTCCAACAGAACGAATTTTTTACTGGTATCACATTACCAACACCTCAAACTCTCACTCCTCTTGAAGACGCTCTGCCTAATAGAGGGAATATCGTTCTACAA CTTGACTTTCTCAAAAAATGTTTTGACAAAGATCCAGATAAAAGATGGTCTTGTGAACAACTTTTGCAACACCCATATTTTGAGAATTTTCACTATAAAATGCCTGAAGCAGAAATGGAAGAATTTGAAAAACTTAAAAAATACCGAGATCGATCACGg AATAGTAATTACAGTCAAATGGTATTACCACAACTTCCTAAAGCTGGTGCTTCAGTAAATAGTCAAAATGAAAATCGGCCGAGAAGCTCCTCCATGCATCATCAGCAGGACTTTGATCACCTGCCTACTATTAAAGGTTGCAATTAA
- the LOC117603012 gene encoding cyclin-dependent kinase-like 4 isoform X2 — translation MLFTQQFTSLPCLSKYKKSRAPSKAMERYERLARLGEGSYGVVFQCRDRQTGRLVAVKKFQQTEDDPLIRKIALREIRLLKNLKHPNLVNLLEVFRRKRKLHLVFEYCEYTLLNEMERYPNGCPEITIKQLTWQILQGIAYCHRLGCVHRDVKPENILITGDGVVKLCDFGFARMLSPGENYTEYVATRWYRAPELLVGDTQYGTPVDVWAIGCVFAELIRGEALWPGKSDVDQLYLIRRTIGDLLPRHIAVFQQNEFFTGITLPTPQTLTPLEDALPNRGNIVLQLDFLKKCFDKDPDKRWSCEQLLQHPYFENFHYKMPEAEMEEFEKLKKYRDRSRNSNYSQMVLPQLPKAGASVNSQNENRPRSSSMHHQQDFDHLPTIKGCN, via the exons ATGCTCTTTACGCAGCAATTCACCTCTTTACCATGCCTCTCCAAGTATAAAAA gTCACGCGCGCCGAGCAAGGCGATGGAACGGTACGAGCGATTAGCGCGACTTGGAGAGGGTAGTTACGGTGTTGTCTTCCAGTGCAGAGATCGGCAAACTGGAAGATTAGTAGCTGTGAAAAAATTCCAACAAACCGAAGATGACCCCCTCATACGAAAAATTGCGCTACGTGAAATACGGTTGCTTAAG AATCTTAAGCATCCGAATCTGGTCAATCTTCTAGAGGTATTCAGACGGAAACGGAAATTGCATCTAGTCTTCGAATATTGCGAATACACGCTGTTGAACGAGATGGAGAGATATCCGAACGGATGCCCGGAAATTACCATAAAACAACTCACGTGGCAAATTCTTCAGGGTATCGCGTATTGTCATCGATTGGGTTGCGTTCACAGAGACGTGAAACCTGAAAATATTCTGATCACAGGCGATGGTGTAGTAAAATTGTGCGATTTTGGTTTCGCACGGATGCTTAGCCCCGGTGAAAACTACACAGAATATGTCGCAACGAGGTGGTATAGAGCTCCTGAACTTCTg GTCGGAGATACTCAATATGGTACACCAGTCGACGTATGGGCAATTGGTTGCGTTTTTGCAGAGTTAATACGAGGAGAAGCTCTGTGGCCAGGAAAGTCAGATGTGGATCAATTGTATTTAATTAGAAGGACTATTGGAGACTTGTTACCAAGGCACATAGCCGTTTTCCAACAGAACGAATTTTTTACTGGTATCACATTACCAACACCTCAAACTCTCACTCCTCTTGAAGACGCTCTGCCTAATAGAGGGAATATCGTTCTACAA CTTGACTTTCTCAAAAAATGTTTTGACAAAGATCCAGATAAAAGATGGTCTTGTGAACAACTTTTGCAACACCCATATTTTGAGAATTTTCACTATAAAATGCCTGAAGCAGAAATGGAAGAATTTGAAAAACTTAAAAAATACCGAGATCGATCACGg AATAGTAATTACAGTCAAATGGTATTACCACAACTTCCTAAAGCTGGTGCTTCAGTAAATAGTCAAAATGAAAATCGGCCGAGAAGCTCCTCCATGCATCATCAGCAGGACTTTGATCACCTGCCTACTATTAAAGGTTGCAATTAA
- the LOC117603012 gene encoding cyclin-dependent kinase-like 4 isoform X3 — translation MVNDLRFANYRQHVPLWSRAPSKAMERYERLARLGEGSYGVVFQCRDRQTGRLVAVKKFQQTEDDPLIRKIALREIRLLKNLKHPNLVNLLEVFRRKRKLHLVFEYCEYTLLNEMERYPNGCPEITIKQLTWQILQGIAYCHRLGCVHRDVKPENILITGDGVVKLCDFGFARMLSPGENYTEYVATRWYRAPELLVGDTQYGTPVDVWAIGCVFAELIRGEALWPGKSDVDQLYLIRRTIGDLLPRHIAVFQQNEFFTGITLPTPQTLTPLEDALPNRGNIVLQLDFLKKCFDKDPDKRWSCEQLLQHPYFENFHYKMPEAEMEEFEKLKKYRDRSRNSNYSQMVLPQLPKAGASVNSQNENRPRSSSMHHQQDFDHLPTIKGCN, via the exons ATGGTGAACGATTTAAGATTCGCGAATTACCGGCAGCACGTGCCCCTATG gTCACGCGCGCCGAGCAAGGCGATGGAACGGTACGAGCGATTAGCGCGACTTGGAGAGGGTAGTTACGGTGTTGTCTTCCAGTGCAGAGATCGGCAAACTGGAAGATTAGTAGCTGTGAAAAAATTCCAACAAACCGAAGATGACCCCCTCATACGAAAAATTGCGCTACGTGAAATACGGTTGCTTAAG AATCTTAAGCATCCGAATCTGGTCAATCTTCTAGAGGTATTCAGACGGAAACGGAAATTGCATCTAGTCTTCGAATATTGCGAATACACGCTGTTGAACGAGATGGAGAGATATCCGAACGGATGCCCGGAAATTACCATAAAACAACTCACGTGGCAAATTCTTCAGGGTATCGCGTATTGTCATCGATTGGGTTGCGTTCACAGAGACGTGAAACCTGAAAATATTCTGATCACAGGCGATGGTGTAGTAAAATTGTGCGATTTTGGTTTCGCACGGATGCTTAGCCCCGGTGAAAACTACACAGAATATGTCGCAACGAGGTGGTATAGAGCTCCTGAACTTCTg GTCGGAGATACTCAATATGGTACACCAGTCGACGTATGGGCAATTGGTTGCGTTTTTGCAGAGTTAATACGAGGAGAAGCTCTGTGGCCAGGAAAGTCAGATGTGGATCAATTGTATTTAATTAGAAGGACTATTGGAGACTTGTTACCAAGGCACATAGCCGTTTTCCAACAGAACGAATTTTTTACTGGTATCACATTACCAACACCTCAAACTCTCACTCCTCTTGAAGACGCTCTGCCTAATAGAGGGAATATCGTTCTACAA CTTGACTTTCTCAAAAAATGTTTTGACAAAGATCCAGATAAAAGATGGTCTTGTGAACAACTTTTGCAACACCCATATTTTGAGAATTTTCACTATAAAATGCCTGAAGCAGAAATGGAAGAATTTGAAAAACTTAAAAAATACCGAGATCGATCACGg AATAGTAATTACAGTCAAATGGTATTACCACAACTTCCTAAAGCTGGTGCTTCAGTAAATAGTCAAAATGAAAATCGGCCGAGAAGCTCCTCCATGCATCATCAGCAGGACTTTGATCACCTGCCTACTATTAAAGGTTGCAATTAA
- the LOC117603012 gene encoding cyclin-dependent kinase-like 4 isoform X5 — protein sequence MNAILGFLSRAPSKAMERYERLARLGEGSYGVVFQCRDRQTGRLVAVKKFQQTEDDPLIRKIALREIRLLKNLKHPNLVNLLEVFRRKRKLHLVFEYCEYTLLNEMERYPNGCPEITIKQLTWQILQGIAYCHRLGCVHRDVKPENILITGDGVVKLCDFGFARMLSPGENYTEYVATRWYRAPELLVGDTQYGTPVDVWAIGCVFAELIRGEALWPGKSDVDQLYLIRRTIGDLLPRHIAVFQQNEFFTGITLPTPQTLTPLEDALPNRGNIVLQLDFLKKCFDKDPDKRWSCEQLLQHPYFENFHYKMPEAEMEEFEKLKKYRDRSRNSNYSQMVLPQLPKAGASVNSQNENRPRSSSMHHQQDFDHLPTIKGCN from the exons ATGAACGCCATTCTAGGATTttt gTCACGCGCGCCGAGCAAGGCGATGGAACGGTACGAGCGATTAGCGCGACTTGGAGAGGGTAGTTACGGTGTTGTCTTCCAGTGCAGAGATCGGCAAACTGGAAGATTAGTAGCTGTGAAAAAATTCCAACAAACCGAAGATGACCCCCTCATACGAAAAATTGCGCTACGTGAAATACGGTTGCTTAAG AATCTTAAGCATCCGAATCTGGTCAATCTTCTAGAGGTATTCAGACGGAAACGGAAATTGCATCTAGTCTTCGAATATTGCGAATACACGCTGTTGAACGAGATGGAGAGATATCCGAACGGATGCCCGGAAATTACCATAAAACAACTCACGTGGCAAATTCTTCAGGGTATCGCGTATTGTCATCGATTGGGTTGCGTTCACAGAGACGTGAAACCTGAAAATATTCTGATCACAGGCGATGGTGTAGTAAAATTGTGCGATTTTGGTTTCGCACGGATGCTTAGCCCCGGTGAAAACTACACAGAATATGTCGCAACGAGGTGGTATAGAGCTCCTGAACTTCTg GTCGGAGATACTCAATATGGTACACCAGTCGACGTATGGGCAATTGGTTGCGTTTTTGCAGAGTTAATACGAGGAGAAGCTCTGTGGCCAGGAAAGTCAGATGTGGATCAATTGTATTTAATTAGAAGGACTATTGGAGACTTGTTACCAAGGCACATAGCCGTTTTCCAACAGAACGAATTTTTTACTGGTATCACATTACCAACACCTCAAACTCTCACTCCTCTTGAAGACGCTCTGCCTAATAGAGGGAATATCGTTCTACAA CTTGACTTTCTCAAAAAATGTTTTGACAAAGATCCAGATAAAAGATGGTCTTGTGAACAACTTTTGCAACACCCATATTTTGAGAATTTTCACTATAAAATGCCTGAAGCAGAAATGGAAGAATTTGAAAAACTTAAAAAATACCGAGATCGATCACGg AATAGTAATTACAGTCAAATGGTATTACCACAACTTCCTAAAGCTGGTGCTTCAGTAAATAGTCAAAATGAAAATCGGCCGAGAAGCTCCTCCATGCATCATCAGCAGGACTTTGATCACCTGCCTACTATTAAAGGTTGCAATTAA
- the LOC117603012 gene encoding cyclin-dependent kinase-like 4 isoform X4 has protein sequence MDKWLQDRKLWLFGSTLPLLPRRSRAPSKAMERYERLARLGEGSYGVVFQCRDRQTGRLVAVKKFQQTEDDPLIRKIALREIRLLKNLKHPNLVNLLEVFRRKRKLHLVFEYCEYTLLNEMERYPNGCPEITIKQLTWQILQGIAYCHRLGCVHRDVKPENILITGDGVVKLCDFGFARMLSPGENYTEYVATRWYRAPELLVGDTQYGTPVDVWAIGCVFAELIRGEALWPGKSDVDQLYLIRRTIGDLLPRHIAVFQQNEFFTGITLPTPQTLTPLEDALPNRGNIVLQLDFLKKCFDKDPDKRWSCEQLLQHPYFENFHYKMPEAEMEEFEKLKKYRDRSR, from the exons ATGGACAAATGGCTCCAAGATAGGAAGCTTTGGCTTTTCGGTAGCACACTTCCCTTGCTACCAAGGAG gTCACGCGCGCCGAGCAAGGCGATGGAACGGTACGAGCGATTAGCGCGACTTGGAGAGGGTAGTTACGGTGTTGTCTTCCAGTGCAGAGATCGGCAAACTGGAAGATTAGTAGCTGTGAAAAAATTCCAACAAACCGAAGATGACCCCCTCATACGAAAAATTGCGCTACGTGAAATACGGTTGCTTAAG AATCTTAAGCATCCGAATCTGGTCAATCTTCTAGAGGTATTCAGACGGAAACGGAAATTGCATCTAGTCTTCGAATATTGCGAATACACGCTGTTGAACGAGATGGAGAGATATCCGAACGGATGCCCGGAAATTACCATAAAACAACTCACGTGGCAAATTCTTCAGGGTATCGCGTATTGTCATCGATTGGGTTGCGTTCACAGAGACGTGAAACCTGAAAATATTCTGATCACAGGCGATGGTGTAGTAAAATTGTGCGATTTTGGTTTCGCACGGATGCTTAGCCCCGGTGAAAACTACACAGAATATGTCGCAACGAGGTGGTATAGAGCTCCTGAACTTCTg GTCGGAGATACTCAATATGGTACACCAGTCGACGTATGGGCAATTGGTTGCGTTTTTGCAGAGTTAATACGAGGAGAAGCTCTGTGGCCAGGAAAGTCAGATGTGGATCAATTGTATTTAATTAGAAGGACTATTGGAGACTTGTTACCAAGGCACATAGCCGTTTTCCAACAGAACGAATTTTTTACTGGTATCACATTACCAACACCTCAAACTCTCACTCCTCTTGAAGACGCTCTGCCTAATAGAGGGAATATCGTTCTACAA CTTGACTTTCTCAAAAAATGTTTTGACAAAGATCCAGATAAAAGATGGTCTTGTGAACAACTTTTGCAACACCCATATTTTGAGAATTTTCACTATAAAATGCCTGAAGCAGAAATGGAAGAATTTGAAAAACTTAAAAAATACCGAGATCGATCACGg TAA